The DNA window CATGAAGAAAAACACGAGTCAACCAATTCCATACTCGACTCATAATTTTACGCGTGAATGGTTCGCTTACTTGCCAAAACGAACGACCTTTCCATTTTGAAGCAATAGCCACATCAATTTTTGCAGCGTTAAGTTCAGAAAGCAATGGTTTTAATCGTTCTAAATCAAATGCATCATCAGCATCTAAAAAACCCATTATCTCATATTGAGCAGCATGTAATCCCACTATCAATGCCCCGCCTTTACCAATTTTTTCAGCAACGGTAATCGTACGAACAAACGAATGCTTTTGACGAAACTCATTTACTTTAGTAAGAGTGGCATCAGTAGAACCATTGACTACAACAATCACTTCAAGATTCTGCGTAATAGAAGGAAAAAAAGAGCAATATTTCTCCAAGGTCGGAATGATACGCTGTTCTTCATTGTACGCGGGAACAACTAACGATAAATTCATGGATAACCACCTGATAGAAAAGAGAAATTTCCCTCTGTTCTAAGTCAAAAACGGTTGCATAATCTTTATAAATGTTATGAAATGGGTTTTTCTTACTATTATTCAGGAAATACACCTATGAAAATCATCATAACTATTCCAGCATATAATGAAGAAAAAACACTTCCTCGTGTGCTTACTGAGATCAAAGAAGTCCTTAACTCTAACCCTAATACCACAAAAGATTCCTATCAATTTCTCGTTCTCAATGATGGATCAGTAGATAGAACCATAGACGTTGCTCAAGCGCATGGTGCTATAGTTATTTCAAATAAACGCAACCGCGGTCTTGCTGAAACTTTTAAACGTGAAATGGAAGAATGTCTCAAACTCAAAGCAGATATAATCGTTCATACTGACGCCGATGGACAATATGACCCTCGTGGGATTATTCCTATGATTAAAAAGGTAAAGCAAGGATATGATCTTGTCTTAGGCAGTCGCTTTAGTGGAAAAATCGAATCCATGCCCCTGTTAAAATGGTGGGGAAACAAAGCATTTTCAAAAGTTCTCACCTCGTTAACTGGTGTCAAAATTACCGACTCCACCACCGGCTTTCGTGCTTTCACACCAGAAGTTGCTCGTGAAATTCAATTCATCAACACATTCACTTATACTCAAGAGCAAATTATCAAAGCCGCCAAAATGGGTTTTCGTATTACTGAAGTCCCCATCCGAGCAAGAAAAACTCGCGCCTCACGCCTCTTCAAAAATCCATTTGAATACGCCATCAAAGCATGGATTAATATTTTACGAATCTATCGAGATTACAATCCCCTTAAATTCTTCGGCAGGATTGGTCTTACCTTTCTAGGCGCAGGCGTTGCGATTGGACTCTGGCTTGTTGGAAGATTCATCATGTATGGTCGTATTGGTAAAGTACCCTCAGCAATTCTGTGCATGCTCTTAATTGTCATTGGCATTCAAGTAATCCTATTTGGCTTTTTAGCTGATATGAAAAGATAGATCAATAATAACCAAATTTAATGATAACACTAATCAATTATAACCCATGACAACTCACACAAAACCTAATATTGTGTTTATTCTTGTTGATGCATTACGCGCTTCAAATTTAGGATCGTTTGGCTATCCCAAACCCATTACGCCAACGCTTGACAAACTTGCCGCACGTGGCACGACGTTTGAAAAATGTTTTTCCCCCACAAATGCAAGTGATCCCGCCCTCACTTCGTTAATGAGTGGGATGTATACTCGCAGCCATGGAATTCTCCATCATAGTTATGAAGTACCCGAAAAAGAACTTAAAAATCTCGATCAACGTAACGTCAAATTTTTACAACAAATTCTCAAAGATCACGGATACAACACATATGCGCTTGATTTTCTCGCCCGTTGGCATATGCGCGGGTATGATTACTACCCAGAGCTCAAAATTGATCGTACGAAACGTAAACGACAATTAAATCGCATCTCCCGACTCTTCAAATTTCTCCATATCAAACCACTTTTCAAAAAAATAAGCCATACCAATACATTTCGTAAACTCTTTGGTGGATTTGATGCGTATCCAAAAGATATTGATACTACTGCAAAAGCTATTGAACTCATCAACGAACACCAACAAAAGAATTTAGAACAGCAAACTACAAACCCTTACTTTCTCTTTGTGCATTATTGGGGCGTACACAAACCTTATACTTGCCCTGACGTAGAAAACAAACGATCAACAGAGTGCTATGACAACGCGATTCAAACAGTTGACACCCAGATTGCCCAAATACTCGAAGCAGCAGGAGAAGATACTATCATTGTCGTTGTAGGAGATCACGCAGAGAGCCTTGGAGAACATGGTATATCATTTGATCATCATGGGCTCTATGATCCATCACTGCATGTCCCTTTAATTTTTGCAGGAAAATGCGTCCCACAGAACAAACGCATCGCTGCACTAACCTGTACTACTGATATTTTTAGCACACTTCTTCATCTTGCCAACATTCCCTATACCCCCAAAACTGATAGTTGCAACCTTGTGCCATTAATGGAAGAGAACGTGAAAGCAGTGCGAGACGACCTCTATAGCGAAGAGAATTACTATCAAGATAAAGCAGCCATTAGAACATTAAAACACAAGTTTATTAAAACGATTGGACAGGGAATATGCCAACAGTGTCATCTTGTACATGGAGCAGATATTGAACTCTATGATCTTGAACAAGATCCTCAAGAACTGCACAATATCGCGCAACAGTACCCCGAATTAATAAAAGAGTTTAGTGAAAAAATTGATGTTATCCTCAGATGAATGCGCAACAAGTTAAACTCATTGTAACATTAGGACCTTCTACCAATACACAGCACGATCTTCTAATAATGAAAGATCATGAAGTGGATTTTGTACGAACCAATATGTCTCATTCTTCATTAGAAGAATTAGAACAATGCATCAAACGCGCAAAAGAAGTAGGCATACCATTTATCATTGATACAGAAGGATCGCAAATCAGGACTGGAGACCTCTGCCACCCGTCTATCGAACTTGAAGAAAACGAAGAAATCAAACTCTACAAAGAAAAGATTGTAGGAGATAAAACTAAAATTTCTCTCACACCAGGTTACATTATAGATCAACTTGAAGAAGGTGACTTAATTCATGTTGATTTTGACACTCTAATCTTGCGTGTTAGCAGTATCGCAACCAAAAACCAAGGATACATCCTCGCTAAAGCCATTTCCAAAGGATTTATGGGAAAAAACAAAGGGATAGTAGTAGATCCTTCCCAAGACAAAACATTCTCACTTCCCCCTCTCTCACCTAAAGATTACAAATCAATTAGTATGGGACTTCGTTATGGTGTAGAGCACATTGCCGTCTCATTTGTTCGAAGCAAAGAAACTATCGATGAAGTCCGTCGTGCCTGCCAAGGCAAGATGAAAATCATTTCTAAAATTGAATGTGTAGATGGATTAGAACATCTTGATGAAATTATTGAGAACTCCGACTACTTACTCATTGATCGTGGCGATTTAAGTAAAGAGATACCTCTAGAAAGAATCCCCCTTACCCAAAAACTTATTTTACAAAAAGCACGAAAACGTAATGTTGGCGTGTTTGTCGCCACCAACTTTCTAGAAACTATGGTTGACAAACGTAAACCTACCAGAGCTGAAGTTCATGATGTTATCAATACCATTATGGATGGTGCATCCGGTGTGGTTCTCTCAGCAGAAACGGCTATAGGAAAATATCCCCTC is part of the Candidatus Woesearchaeota archaeon genome and encodes:
- a CDS encoding glycosyltransferase is translated as MGFSYYYSGNTPMKIIITIPAYNEEKTLPRVLTEIKEVLNSNPNTTKDSYQFLVLNDGSVDRTIDVAQAHGAIVISNKRNRGLAETFKREMEECLKLKADIIVHTDADGQYDPRGIIPMIKKVKQGYDLVLGSRFSGKIESMPLLKWWGNKAFSKVLTSLTGVKITDSTTGFRAFTPEVAREIQFINTFTYTQEQIIKAAKMGFRITEVPIRARKTRASRLFKNPFEYAIKAWINILRIYRDYNPLKFFGRIGLTFLGAGVAIGLWLVGRFIMYGRIGKVPSAILCMLLIVIGIQVILFGFLADMKR
- a CDS encoding sulfatase — its product is MTTHTKPNIVFILVDALRASNLGSFGYPKPITPTLDKLAARGTTFEKCFSPTNASDPALTSLMSGMYTRSHGILHHSYEVPEKELKNLDQRNVKFLQQILKDHGYNTYALDFLARWHMRGYDYYPELKIDRTKRKRQLNRISRLFKFLHIKPLFKKISHTNTFRKLFGGFDAYPKDIDTTAKAIELINEHQQKNLEQQTTNPYFLFVHYWGVHKPYTCPDVENKRSTECYDNAIQTVDTQIAQILEAAGEDTIIVVVGDHAESLGEHGISFDHHGLYDPSLHVPLIFAGKCVPQNKRIAALTCTTDIFSTLLHLANIPYTPKTDSCNLVPLMEENVKAVRDDLYSEENYYQDKAAIRTLKHKFIKTIGQGICQQCHLVHGADIELYDLEQDPQELHNIAQQYPELIKEFSEKIDVILR